Below is a window of Rhipicephalus sanguineus isolate Rsan-2018 chromosome 9, BIME_Rsan_1.4, whole genome shotgun sequence DNA.
TCGAACATTTCAGCTTGACATCAAACTGTGGGCTGCCTTCCTGCTAACTTGTATGACGCAAGCAGTTTTGCAACTGCCTGAATGTTGGCCTGACAAGGGAGGTATGTGAAGTTTCAAGCCATTGAAGAGTGCTATCTAAAGGCAGTTTGCCGGATTAGCTGCCGGAAACCTACCACACTGATACTTGACGGCTCAAGGTTGTTGCAAATCAGCTTGTATGACACCATTTGTTTCCTGAACACTTCCGTCGTGTCTGTCTCGCATTCTTACTACACTAACTGCAACATGGCTGTTGCTATAACATTTCACTGTAATCCATCTATGTTCCCTATGGCCTTTTGTGCATCAAGGAAAACAGTGTCAAAGAAGAGGGCACACAAGTTCAAAAGGAATACAATGTTTGCTCAAATAACCAGCAGTATTGCAACAAGCTTCACCATCAGCTCCAACCTCCCGGATTTTCAGTAATGCAatttcactaaaaaaagaaatgccACGAAGCTGCAGAAGTGCCATAAGGTCGTGAAAAAAATGGCCCTACATAGCATGAAGCAAGACACAGTTGTGCTTACGATTAATACAATGCAAATCTCCAAAACTTTAATATTTGCGCCTGACAGGTATACGCAAGTGAGCTTGTCCACAGCCCCTAAGAAATCTTGACTTCTTGGGCCTGAGCACTCCACTTCTACCACATTTCGTGGTCATCAAAATGCACTTCAATTGTACAGTCAAACTTTGTCACAAGGCAGATTCCAACGTGATCGACAATTCCTAGCAACATGATTGACAATTCTTAGACATTTGATACAATCATATGTTAGTTACATGACAATATCGGCAGAAAAGAAATCTACATTTACTTGCTTTTTACTGGTGTTAGGGACATCATCCTTACAGTAAGTAAAATCAATtgttttcactttgaaatccATTAAGAGTAAGAACACAAGCGCATGCCTGCTTCAGAAGTCTGTTTTTAATGAAATGGATCATCTTCAATGCTATTGCTGCATGTAGGCTGCTGGAATGCAGACTGTCGACGCGCGTgggcgcccgacgaagaggacgaaggtcgctcgctgctcgagctgggagccggactggtcagcacTGCAACctctcttgcaaatatatcttgtaaATAGCCTACAGTGCAAGCGACTCGTCGCTCACGTAAcgtttttggtggaggtgctgggtaacacTATTCACTCACGTAACGCTATTCATACATGAAGCAAGACAATATGAGAGGGTGAAGGCAGCACAGAAACAGACAGGATTAACACTATGTCAAGCCACCTTACATATGATTGTAGAGTGTAGTAATTAACTTGACTGAACACTGAAGTTTAACCTTGGCTGCCTAAATGATAGTTTGCCCCATTGAAAAAGGGTTGTATCCATTAGCCATaccagttttcctttttttaaaaattGTTTTCTGGCTCAAGACCTTCCAACCATTTTACGTTCAGTCTGCCAAAAAAGTTCATTACACTGGAATGGTTCCAACTTGTACACTGCTTGGCTTATTTTCGTTCCTTTCTTCCCCTCGTGACACTGTGCCGGCTATCTTCCAACCACAGGGAACGAGGCAGTTTTTCTCTAACTTCCTTTTTCCATGATCACACAGCTGTTCTCCGTCTTTACACTGAAAGGGTGATCATGTGACGGCGATGCAAGGATACAGATCGTGTAGCTCTCACAAAATACCATCAGGTGTCACCTAACTGTCCGGGATGCCACGCGCACGTACACGTTACTTCACCACGACCCGCACGCGCTGAACATGTCACAAACAAGGAAAGCGCGAAATGAAAGCGTCGTTAATACATCCGCGTGATTCAATCCCGTTTCCGCTCATATAGGATAGGACGCGCTGCCAGATGCGCGGTCGCATCCTGGCGCGTGGAAGAACGATCGCACATAGCGAGAGAGGAAAAGATCGCAACGCATTCACGTACGCACGCCGAGGCAACCGACTATAGACACTTCAAAATACAGCCTCTGTTGTTTTACCGAAGAAGCCAGCGGTATTGGCGATATGCCCGGCCGCAACGAGCCAAGTTTTCAGCGTCTTGTGAGTACGCCACATATTTTTACATAAAGTTGTGTGATCTTTCGTcagtatacaggtgtcacaggcGCCTGTTCCGATCGGCCCCGATCGAGCCCCGATCGGGACCGAATATATCGACAGCGATTAGCTTCCTTTCGCATCTCACGCAAAATAAGCCAATCACGATCGAGAAACTCGATCGCGATCAAAGTTGCACCGCGCGACACAAGCTTCGTAACTTTTAGCGCTTTCTTCCGCTCCCATGACGCCTCTCGCCCCGCCCACTTCTTCGCACGTTCAGGCAACTTTACAAATGATCGACGAAGTTAAAAACTCGGATCTTGCATGAAAACAAACAAGGCGCAACAATCGGTTCCGCTCTGATGATTCATGTACGGCACAAAGCACTGTAAACACGTCACACGACAGTCGGATGTCGAGTTCAGCTGCGAGACAGCACCACCAATTTCTAgcgaacaaaacaaaacgagaagaaaaaaggTTTTTGAACCTCTCGGCGAAGGCGGAACTTCTTCATCTCCACATTCAATTTCGGAAGACGACGGGTTATTTGTGGTCATTTCGCTGCTTTCGCCGACGGCGCAAGTTAACAGCTGTGAACAAGAGCACTAGACGATCATAACTGTAGAAGGGTCCCGCGTAGATAGTTCACAGCGCTGGGCAGCATTTCTCCCGCGTTATCAGCACTTACGCGCTACATTCTAGCCACGGAGAAAGTGATTCTAGCATTACGCAAGAACACTCCCAGCTCTATGCTCCCAGCCATAAGCCAGCTGATTGCACAGGAAGGGAATACAGATGATAGAAGACGGGCATAATTGCTTCGTTGGTCTTATGAACGCATAAACTCTATGGGAATCTGTAATGGGAACGCAAAGCCCGAAGCCGGAACTCCGGCTGTGTCTTGGCTCAAAGCGGCTTGCGCAAAGAAAACGATGGCCGCATGGAATGGCCGTTTGCTTTTTGGTGCTTGCAGCTGGCGAGATAACACAACTACACAACCTTTGAGGTCTGGTAGGATAACATCCGCAGCCAACTTTTGATCGAGTTCCTTAGTCTGTCGTGACCTAACTAGAGTACACTCTAACCTAACTCTGACTCGTGCAATCCTCGGCGCTTGTGATGCACTCGGTGCacgaaagcatggccttcgagattaccATCAACGTACTTAGGTGCCGTTACACCCATAGAGTTTCACACCTAAAGTACCGAGTGAGCAGGCGCTGTTGATGCGAGGGGCTTCCGCAACGGCTGCCGTTAGCACAAATGGCACAAAAAGGTGTCTTTTTAGTCGCTACCCTGCCGGTTGTACGCTGTACGTTTGTACCAGAGACGCTGTACTTTCGTTATCACGGCGGTGGGagggaggagagggagagagtaCAGGCTGTCAGTGTCACGTAAATGCTACCTCCCCCCCACCACCTCCGGTTCACATTTGGCACATTTTGTGCGTCCAGCATGACTCGAACTCCCCTCTCTAACGTGCTGTAACTCACGATAAGCTAAACTCGAAAACAATAAAACCTTTTTTTGGACTCTCTAGTTCAATTTCAGAGAATCCACCCCAATGTATTTGCACCAGTGGCGCCAGTGTGCTTGCGCCATTCGTGCTCTGTTGCCGGGCGTATGCAGATGCGGGGCTTGATAATTTGCCTTTTGACTTAAGGCACATTCTGGTTTTGTCTAACCTTCCCATTAGGGTTAACCTGTTTAGAATACGAGTTCCCGCACGTCGATTCCTTCACAACGTGTTCGTGTCAAGCACACGTCCACGATTTCAGATATGTCATCCAACTGAAAAGAAGATAGCTGCAAACTTGTGTTCAGTTATGCGCAAGATGAGCTTGAAAGATAATACGCACATGAATAGAGATCAGCTAGATCTTCACAGCACAACGAAAATTCATTCCTCCGCAATTATACGCCATTgtttgactgaaaaaaaaaagcaagcacagcttcgcgtgatgacgtcattgttcAGGCTTAAATCGGCGCACTCGACAGGACACGCGCGGAAAACCTGTGCGTGCTGTGAATCTGGATGCAGGCTTGCCAACAGTGCCGTCTCATCGGCATGTAGAAACCTCGTGCTCCCGCCATAACACTGCAATATATCTCCCGCAAAACAATAAATATAGAGCAAAGGAAAAGTATGACAAAGCAAAACacgacaaacacacacacacacacacacacacacacacacacacacacacacacacacacacacacacacacactcacacacacacgtgtcGACGGCAAGGCCGAGTTTTCAGGAAAGCAAGGACACTTACGGTTCATGAGGCAAagcttttgtttgtgtgttttgttttgtgtgtgcacacacacgaacacaaacGTGCATGCACACAAGCGCGCCACATAAGCATGGTGAGAGTGAGTTAAACAACTTTATTTCGAGATCCGGCTAGTTGCTTGCTGGTACGATCCCACATcgctcagatggaggacggaagaccttCTTTTCCtgtagcctccctggcctgctgcgTATCCCAGGTTTGGTCCTGTAGATCGGAGCTGAGGAGCGTATTTCGCCATCGCTCCCGGAGAGGTTTCTGGGGAGCCTGTTTACTGATTTGGGCACCCCCATATAGTATGTGACTTAATGAGGCCTTTTCTACTTTACATACTTTACATATAGAGTCTGGGTAGAGTTCTGGGAACTCACATCCTGTGTAGCTGACGCTCTAAACCATTACATCCGACTGTTATGAATGCGGCGAGTCGATGTTCAAGAAAGTGCGAATTAAATCACAAAAAATATCTGTTTAAAGATTGCAGGCGGCCTGCCACAGCGTTTGTAGCTTGCTGCTGAACAAGCACGTATAGCTAGTCGCAGATAGGGGAAGCTCGTGTGCGCTGTAGAGCATACCTTCAATTTCAAGGACCACAAGTGGTCAAATTAATTCGGAATCCTCCAGCATTCCTGTTTGCGCGTAGAGTAATGCATGCACCATTACATTATTGTGCAAACCGCTTTCACAAACGCTATCAGAAGTTCGGAACGGACGGCGATCCAATAAGATTGCTTCCTGTTCAGCGCGAGCTGTTGGTCAATAAGAGCTATGTTCAAGAGGGTGAAGTGGGCAGCGATAAGGACTTTGCTTCCTCGCATTATCGTTACTTTCACTCATAGGACAAGGCAGCAGTGACACAATGCATGCACAGCTTCAATGTGCGTCAGACCCACATTCGttactttatttttttgctcGCTTGCATATACCTTGTTGACTTGATACGCCGAACGCCAGTCTAGTGAGCTAACACGCAAGCGGTCTGCTGCTTCGTGTCGCACGGACTGCAGCCGGCTTCACAAGGCAAGTACCGCAGCTGCACTTGCACCAAGCGCGATTTCTGAGCTATGACAGGGCAAACCGGTCACGTCAGCGAAAACGTTTTACCATATAACCAGTAATGTAACCAGTCACAATGAAATACGTACCCgtaggaaataataataataattattagtgAAGCCCAGTTGCCTGCCGCCCACAACAGCCTATTGGCTCACAAGGATATCCTATCCAGAGAAATCATGGAAGCGttctacataaaaaaaataacGAATACATGGTGCATAAGCCGACCGGATATCACCCTCTATGACAGCGAGATAGCACTTCTGGACTTCGGGTGAACAGAAAAAGGACTGACACGTGGGAACCCCTTTTCATCTTTTTTCGTATTTAATTTTTTGCAAGTATGTATGTCGCGGTTACTGTGCGCAAGCGCGCAGGTTTGGCCTTCGCTATATAAACACGTTTCTCGAACAAAACAATTTCAGTCGAGAGCGCTGTGTGTCCCGTCGTGTGTGCCTTAGCTTCTTCCTTATTCTTGTCGCGCAGTCAGATAATGAGccagtaccaactaggccagccTGTTGACCTTTACATTAGGCTGTACCTCCTCGAAAGAACCGAATGGggaacgaacgaaaaaaaaaaaaaactgaataccGGGAAGATTCGAAGGAAGAAGTAATTCGCTAGTAGCGGAACTACAAGCGCGTTGTGAATGCGTGATATTTCTTATAAGACCTGCGTTTCGATGTCCAGAAAAAGCAATATACACGAATCACGGAATGACAGCCGTGTCAGTCGGAGCCTCATGCGGAAGCATACCGTGTTATTTCATGCGAACACTTCCTTTGGACAGTGCGCGCTTCCGTTTTTGTACGCATTTGATGTCACAGTGGCGGCATTCGTGCGACACTTCCTTGAATTAGAGCCAGCGATAGGAAAGGGGCACTGAAGagaaaaaactatttttctcgtgTTTGTAAATTAGTATTTCACGATACCAAGAGCAACGCTCATGCCACGTAAAGACGCTTTGTAGGATGGTGCCAAAAGAATTAAAATggaggtggcgacgccgccttgcgTTTTCCGCACCGACTATACGTGACGTCAGATTCTGACGGAGTCTGCTTGGGCCGCTACATTTTTTATGgataaaaatgaaatacattgtgtTCTAAGAGAGCCAGACTTAACATGGCAAGTTTAAGGGGCGGAAATTTATACAGCCAATGCGACCGAAATACGAAAGAAATGCTTTGaaacccgtgacgtcacactgacattCAGGTGCTGAAGTTTCGGCGCCAAGCTCAAAAATAAGATTTTGACCAATTTTCTTTGCATAATGAACCTGCAATGCGAAATTAGCAATGCAGTTCTCAGATAATAATTCATCGGTCTAAACTGATTTAGCGTTTTCATGTGTTCCTTCAAGTGGCTTCATACAACGCACAAATACCGTCCACACCGCGTTTTGAGATGTTTTTATTTAGTGCGAAATTGTGAAATGATGTGAAATGCGCGCAAAACAGTGAGCCAGCGCTTGCGGCCGACAGGCTCGGAGACGGCAGAGTTCAAGGTATCCGTCGAGCCCGATTTCCTCTACATTATTTCGAGAAGCCTCCCGCAGGCAAGCCAattaatttccttttttttcttccgtcgTTTTAATAGAGCGAGGAACCAATCAGAACGATCCGACCACCTATTCTAGAGATGAGTGCCCAAGTCGATGCGGATACTACGGCCGAAACGCCCGACGACTACAGCCCCAGTTCGATCGACCATCACCAACCCTCGTCTCTCGTGGACTGCGCCGCCGAGGACACTGTCGGACCGGAGAGTAACAAGTCCGTCGACGACGTCGACTTCAAGAGCGCAAGATGCTGGCGTCGCGCTCTCGACGCCTTACTGGTCGCCAGGCTCGAGATATACCTGGCGCTCTACCTGGTGGCGCGTAGGATGAGCACCACCGTCATCCAGGACTTGCTCATTCAAAAGTCGTGCCTCTACAAGCTCGCCCTGAACGCCAGCGTCTGCTCGCACCTGGACGACTTCGTGGACGTCAAAGATGAGGCCGAACAGTATGCGAGCACGACGAGCATGATGCGCGCCGTCGTCCTCCTGGCGCCTTCGGCTGTCATGGCCATCTTCGTCGGGCCCTGGTGCGACAAGTACGGATACCGGACGCCGCTGGTGAGCGCCATGCTGGGATTCATGGCCAGCACGCTGGTCGACATCTTCACTGTGTACCACATGGCGGCGCCGCTGTACGTGAACATTATCTCCATGGTTCCGGACGGCCTGTGCGGAGGACCCATCAGCATCTTCACGGCCATTTGCAGCACGGCGACTCTGTCGACCAGGGAGGACCGTAGGCGCATCAGGTTCTTCGCCATCAGCATAGCCATGTCGCTGGCCGGTCCTCTGGGCAGCTACATCGGTGGCCAGGTGTACGGCCGCTACGGCTGGAAGCCCGTGCTCTTCGCTTCTCTGGCGCTCGAGTCGTTCGCGCTCGTTTGGACCTTCGCGACCATCAGGAGCCTCGCCAAGCCTGAACACGCAAAAGACGGGTTGTCGCTCAGGTTGAAGAACTTCGTCCAGCTGAAGAACTTGACCGAGAGCTTCAAGAACGCGATGAAGGTCCGGCCTAACAAGGGAAGGGTGCAGCTCTGGTGTCTTCTAGGGGCCACCTGCTGCGTCATATTTGACCTGTCATGTGAGTATGCGCATAATCTTCGATTGATCGGTAAAGTCAAAGCATTTGTGCATCTGAAAGGTGAAAACTCAATTCGTGTACTCCATTTCGTGGTGTAACGTAACAAGCTTACTCCATCGTCGAGTGTTACACAATAGAGTGGGCTTAGTTCCTGGGAGTTATGCCTTGGAATTCCAGAAAAATGGACTAAAATAAAAGCCGAACGTTCTGTCCCGTCCAAATCCAGCACATCAGTTGTAACTGTATGGACTTGTCGGTCAATTTTTCGTAGGATCCATAGTTCGTGCTGCAGAGTTCGAAGAATATGCGACACATACGTAACAATGGCGCCCATGTCATGGACACTTTCGGATACGAAAGTACTAACTAAAAAAGCATGGTCTTTGAGATGTTTTGCTTAGTCGCAGCGTTCAGCCTTTGTACTTTCATTTCATAAAACCAAGCCAGAGTATACATGACTGGACGTATTATTCCCCTGAGTACATGTATCTTCAGGAACACTTACGCACTTTAGATGTAGCACGCAAATAGAAATATAAGCAACACACTGTTTGTATAACGAAAGACGGGGAATGGATCGAGGgattcgtttctttgttagacacaacccactgaagccaacagacaacgaagccaagaaaagcatacCGGACCTTTAGTTTTTAACCAGAGTGTTTTTGTCATTACGAGTTAAACGGAAAGgaatcaaagtggacgaaaagaccacTTGCCGTCAGTCGGGACtgataatatgattatgagggacgccgtagtggagggctccgggaatttcgaccacctgggaccacctaaatctaagtataaacgggcctcaagcattttcgcctccatcgaaaatgcggccgccgcgtccgggattcgatcctgcgaccttcgggtcagcagtcgagcaccgtaacatagaccaccgtggcggtagCCGGTCGGGACCGAAccgacaaccttcgaattacactGTTTGTAGGTCAGAGTGACATGTTCCGCTACCTTGTCCATCAATTTCGCTTGAAGTGTCCCTCATGCATGCGTTCATCGCCAGGTCTCCAACGGCAGGCTCGAGGACCGAAGATCGAAACTCCTCTTTCACTAACAGAATTGAACTTTCTTTTTGTAAAACGATGCGCAAGTTAACTTTCCACACAACTTGGGACCATACGTCGCAGGGCCGATGGACCACGTACTCGTGCTCTTTTCGCAGCCTCGGGAATTGCGTACTTCTACGTGCGCAAGATGTACTCCTGGACAGTGTCCTACTACTCAACGGTGCAGTCCGTGTCGACTGTGGTTGGCGTGGCCCTGAACGTGCCCATCGTCTTCCTCTTCGTCAAGGTCCTCAAGATCAGCGACCCCGCCATGGCGGTCGTCGGCTCGTGCTTCGCGGCTGCGCAGATGCTCATACTGGGACTCGCCTTCGAAGAATGGCTGTACTATCTGCGTAAGTGGCGCCAATTCGTTTTATATAATCAGAACAgttagttgggcgagttggtgtgcgtCCATCTTGAACGAAATAAAAGAGCGCGAAAAATGAGGACGAGCAAAGGAACGACAAAcacgggcgctgactcgcaactaaaattttatttctatgTACAGTCTTGCGATTTGTGATAGGAATGCCTTTCGGCAACCGAGCGAAagagggtgagagagagagagagaataaaattcTTTGAGAAGTGAGCTCAGGGGAGGCGTCCTTAGTCTAGGACGCCTTGGGCTTGGGCCGCGTCCTAAGGCCTCGCGACCAGccttagctgatcgtcgaggttggAGCTGGCCAAGGGTCTCACCCAAAGCTCGTTGGTGTGGTTAAGGGTTGGGCGGCTTTAATGGGGATTTTCTGTAGCCCAAACACCACACCTTATATACTTCATCTTTGCGACAACTGAAGATTTGAGACAAAAAATATTTTCGACTGAGCAAGCCTCATAACAGAAGCAGACATCGAAGTTTACTGTAAAAGCGCGCGTATTTAAGCTGGTTGGTTCATAACCTCATACTCGCTGAGGAAACAGCGCAAGAACAGGACGAAAGGAGAAGAGAAAcaacagcgctgtggtttgtctcttTCTATTGTCCTGTTTCTGCGCCGTTTCCTGCAGCATCAAAATTTACGCGAGCTTAATCGCGAATAAGATTACTAACTGTACACCTTCACAAACTGAACTGTTTGTTTATGTGGGGGTCTCCTTTGCACGAAGCCACAGTGTACGTGCTAGCGAATATTGGTTAGCATGCTCAAGGAATTGCCTTTTCGCTGAAAACTTTGTGCACGTAACACATGTGTCGTAACATATCGACTTGAAAGAGTGCACGAAATGCACTGACGCTCCTGTTTTCAAATAAAGAGTGAGAACGCACAATATGCATGAAGCAGCAGCCATCTATGCGCatttttcaggggcgtagccaggtgggggtTAGGGGGTTCAACTCTACCCCCCCCcctaaaacgcacgcacgaatatacatgaagtatggctgaaccccccccccccctaccccaccCCGAAAAGCTTTTCTGGCTACGTcactggcattttcttgtattatTTACAAAAATGTCAGATATACATATTGGTATCGCTTCTTCGAAACGTTATAGCGCACACAGACGGGGGCAAAAGGGCGTTCAGCGCTCTcccttgtgttttcttcttttgtgcccgtgtgtgtgcgctgtaacgtttCTAAGAAGCAATATGCActaataaaaaatctgtatttggggagtatttccgccacacaactataatcgtcgtctacctcgcgtactttccttgcgttatcaccgcagtGCCGGCACTTCCCCGTCACGAACGGCGTGcacgctatcagcgtgacatagcattcttgatagcaaagtggcgagagccgggtttCCAAGGAAGGAAACGCGAGTTAGCCacatgacgattatagttgtgtggcagaaacacccCTCCAGATACtcgattttttagatgcgaagtatctcttgctcgggggtatgtaacgtgGCGTGgttaatccgcacgcggcgtagttgtctgcactcacactacgcatgcgcaactctcctccttccctctccaacagctgcgtgttacactctccacttctctaccagcacctgcttgcgcttctgcgttctcgcttctgctctcacggcgaatacgctactctcctcctttagtctcctctccttcaagtggtagagcgctgcgcgcgttcagtccagcgcttgcctcggttggctcctctgaaatgcgggctcgacatgccgaaattctctcctgcgcagcgccgcgatgagggccagcgcgcgcgcgtcccctccccctctctctcctctcctacgctgcctctctcacgcgcgcctgtcgaccgcgttccccgcacgccctgtgagaattaacggccaggctagagggaagacacgacgcgcgtagcgttcctcttcgcgttccacgacgcgaggtcggtagcatgcccagcgaacgccaacggaacgcgatcgtgcaagtgctccggcttcgcatcgcctcatggtcccctttagcgggagatggtgtaatttttttttcttagagtgtagtagtTAAACCATGCATTACATAAGCACGATTCCTTATAAAGTTACTGCTCAGTATAGTAATGAAAAGCAGCAGGTAATgaagcttcattatctgctggtctcCATTACGGTTGTGTCAAACgaagaagcgagccctcaaaaattcTCTTCCTTTATTTGCTCAGTATAGTACGGCTTCTAGGCTCTAGCGTTGTCATCTCAATAACACCGTTAATTATACAGCCAAGACAGTTTTATTCCGCACGACAGCGAACTTTAAGTACACATACTATGGTAAAATGAGTAGTTGAACGTTACGTAagaacacccgccacggtggtctggtggttatgatgctcgactgctgaaccgaaggtcgcggtatcgaatcccggccgcattttcgatggaggcggaaatgcttgaggcccgtgtgcttatagatttaggtgcacgttaaagaaccctataggtggcctaaatttccgaagccctccactacggcgtcataatcatatcgtggtaaccccaacaattattattaacattaTGTAAGAGTTCTGATGATCTGGTCGTTTCACAGGAGTACCTGGCAAAGAATTCTGATGATCTGGTCGTTTCACAGGAGTATCTGGCACGACAATTTAGCAGCAATGGCTAAGATAATCTACTCATTGGACTCTTCGTTTCGATTCTCGCAGCTGTCATCATATTCACTAGCTATACGAAATAAAATCCGCAAACAAGAACTCTTTGATCCTGCCAGCGATTCGATCTTTCGTATAATGGTGTTAGCCAGCAGGGAACAGCCAACCACCCTTCGTACACTTCTAAGGGATGTTAAAGTGGTTCGTGCGCATAATCACAAAGCTATGGACCATGACGCACCTTCAGaatatgcgcagaaaaaaaaaaaaaatcttccggGAGACAGCACAGCCAGCTGTACGTTCTGACATGCGCGGAGCAACGTATTATACTGGAGTCTTTTTTTTAATactatttgtctttttttttctactaaaAGTAAAGGGTGCTGAGGCTGTCAAGCGACGCCAGCTGTTTTCCGGTCTCTACATAACAGAGCGCCGACCAATGTGATTCATACTGAGGCTTTGACCTCGGGAGATAAAGCGTAGCGAGATATTTTATCGTTTAGTACCGTGTAAAAGCCGGCATGGGCAAGTCAGTTCAGCGGAACACCGCAAGGTGAAGAAAAGGTCATGAAAAGGAAAAATTGCCATCCCTTTTGTATAGCATAAAGATACAAGAAATTCGTACGTGTTTCTCGGAAAGAAAGTTTTTTAGTTGACGAAAACTTCACTCCGGTACAGGATTCAAAACCGTGTCCAATGCCTTCCCGTGGCGGAAGGCAGAGCCACCACCCTGCAAAGGCATTGGTCGTTGGGTTgatcaatgggggggggggggggggggcattcgaTACCCTGGAAATTCTTACATATGCCTCAAAGTAATTTACtgccacaggggcgtagccagaaattttttttcgggggggggggggggcttcaacgatactttaggtatgttcgtgcgtgcgtttgtatgagagcgtgtatatatacgcaagcaaaactgaaaattttcggggggggaggaattgaacccctccaaccccccccccccccccccttggctacgcccctgtactgcCATATCTTTCCGTTGAGcagaggtctcaaactcacctcagctcgcagtcacgaaatttagtctctcGCAAGAGCTGGGACAGTAGAGTAGATTGGAGGGGGGATGTGAgggaga
It encodes the following:
- the LOC119404951 gene encoding uncharacterized protein LOC119404951 isoform X2; this translates as MPGRNEPSFQRLSEEPIRTIRPPILEMSAQVDADTTAETPDDYSPSSIDHHQPSSLVDCAAEDTVGPESNKSVDDVDFKSARCWRRALDALLVARLEIYLALYLVARRMSTTVIQDLLIQKSCLYKLALNASVCSHLDDFVDVKDEAEQYASTTSMMRAVVLLAPSAVMAIFVGPWCDKYGYRTPLVSAMLGFMASTLVDIFTVYHMAAPLYVNIISMVPDGLCGGPISIFTAICSTATLSTREDRRRIRFFAISIAMSLAGPLGSYIGGQVYGRYGWKPVLFASLALESFALVWTFATIRSLAKPEHAKDGLSLRLKNFVQLKNLTESFKNAMKVRPNKGRVQLWCLLGATCCVIFDLSSSGIAYFYVRKMYSWTVSYYSTVQSVSTVVGVALNVPIVFLFVKVLKISDPAMAVVGSCFAAAQMLILGLAFEEWLYYLRKVFSLMASFESVVPIVGEVLLTTIFNKSIGFLPGMPYLVAAAITCIAVGLTSYVTRVHRHSIKYEDMSKSEISSGPINDRGNGRPAH
- the LOC119404951 gene encoding multidrug resistance protein MdtG isoform X1 yields the protein MPGRNEPSFQRLSEEPIRTIRPPILEMSAQVDADTTAETPDDYSPSSIDHHQPSSLVDCAAEDTVGPESNKSVDDVDFKSARCWRRALDALLVARLEIYLALYLVARRMSTTVIQDLLIQKSCLYKLALNASVCSHLDDFVDVKDEAEQYASTTSMMRAVVLLAPSAVMAIFVGPWCDKYGYRTPLVSAMLGFMASTLVDIFTVYHMAAPLYVNIISMVPDGLCGGPISIFTAICSTATLSTREDRRRIRFFAISIAMSLAGPLGSYIGGQVYGRYGWKPVLFASLALESFALVWTFATIRSLAKPEHAKDGLSLRLKNFVQLKNLTESFKNAMKVRPNKGRVQLWCLLGATCCVIFDLSSSGIAYFYVRKMYSWTVSYYSTVQSVSTVVGVALNVPIVFLFVKVLKISDPAMAVVGSCFAAAQMLILGLAFEEWLYYLQCLVGLPTFLGQVGVRTHLSKLVAPDEVGKVFSLMASFESVVPIVGEVLLTTIFNKSIGFLPGMPYLVAAAITCIAVGLTSYVTRVHRHSIKYEDMSKSEISSGPINDRGNGRPAH